A portion of the Equus quagga isolate Etosha38 chromosome 17, UCLA_HA_Equagga_1.0, whole genome shotgun sequence genome contains these proteins:
- the TNNI2 gene encoding troponin I, fast skeletal muscle has translation MGDEEKRNRAITARRQHLKSVMLQIAATELEKEESRRETEKQNYLSEHCPPLHIPGPMAEVQELCKQLHAKIDAAEEEKYDMEMKVQKSTKELEDMNQKLFDLRGKFKRPPLRRVRMSADAMLKALLGSKHKVCMDLRANLKQVKKEDTEKERDLRDVGDWRKNIEEKSGMEGRKKMFETES, from the exons ATGGGGGA TGAGGAG AAGCGCAACAGGGCCATCACGGCCCGGAGACAGCACCTGAAG AGCGTCATGCTCCAGATCGCGGCCACGGagctggagaaagaggagagccGCCGTGAGACGGAGAAGCAGAACTACCTGTCAGAGCACTGCCCCCCGCTGCACAtccccggccccatggccgaggtgCAG GAGCTCTGCAAACAGCTGCATGCCAAGATCGACGCGGCCGAGGAGGAGAAGTACGACATGGAGATGAAGGTTCAGAAGAGCACCAAGGAG CTGGAAGACATGAACCAGAAACTGTTCGACCTGAGGGGCAAGTTCAAGAGGCCCCCGCTGAGGAGGGTGCGCATGTCAGCCGACGCCATGCTCAAGGCACTGCTGGGCTCCAAGCACAAGGTGTGCATGGACCTGCGCGCCAACCTGAAGCAGGTCAAGAAGGAGGACACCGAGAAG GAGCGGGACCTTCGCGACGTGGGCGATTGGAGGAAGAACATAGAGGAGAAGTCCGGCATGGAGGGTCGCAAGAAGATGTTCGAGACCGAGTCCTAG
- the SYT8 gene encoding synaptotagmin-8 yields MGRPPDPHSTLVPVRTTAAPGLTPDLVAGLPWLHWAPIAVAVVAGILVVSCLLCAICCCCRHGHRHGKKPRDKEAVGLGSLPGTTTTHLVQPDMDNEGDPKPWGRLLLSLQYDFGSQEIRVGLKQAADLRPGGPGGTADPYARVSLSTQAGRWHETRVHRGTLCPVFDETCCFHVSPAELPRSSLQVQVLDFRRFSRHEPLGSLSLPLGAVDLQHVLELWHQLGPPGTAEPEQTGDLCFSLQYAPGSGRLTVVVLEARGLSPTLADPYVKIQLMLNQRKWKKRKTQARKGPAAPYFNEAFAFLVPVSQVQSVDLVLAVWARGPQFRAEPVGKVLLGARASGQPLQHWADMLAHPRRPITQWHHLRPAREVDRALALQPRLRLPLPGS; encoded by the exons ATGGGGCGCCCCCCGGACCCCCACAGCACCCTGGTCCCGGTGAGAACCACGGCTGCACCCGGGCTCACACCAGACCTCGTCGCCGGCCTCCCCT ggctccaCTGGGCACCCATTGCTGTGGCTGTTGTTGCTGGCATCCTCGTCGTTTCCTGTCTCCTCTGTGccatctgctgctgctgccgccacgGCCACCGCCACGGGAAGAAGCCCAGAGACAAGGAGGCTGTGGGCCTGGGCAGCCTCCCCggcaccaccaccacccacctg GTGCAGCCAGATATGGATAACGAGGGGGACCCCAAGCCATGGGGGCGCCTGCTGCTGTCCCTGCAGTACGACTTCGGAAGCCAAGAG ATCAGGGTGGGCCTCAAGCAGGCGGCGGACCTGAGACCTGGTGGCCCTGGCGGCACGGCGGACCCCTACGCCCGCGTCAGCCTCTCCACGCAGGCGGGGCGCTGGCACGAGACGCGGGTGCACCGTGGCACACTCTGCCCGGTGTTCGACGAGACCTGCTGCTTCCAT GTGTCACCAGCCGAGCTGCCGCGGAGCAGCCTGCAGGTGCAGGTGCTGGATTTCAGGCGTTTCTCCCGCCACGAGCCGCTGGGCTCACTCAGCCTGCCGCTGGGCGCCGTCGACCTGCAGCACGTCCTGGAGCTCTGGCACCAGCTTGGCCCGCCAGGCACCGCCGAG CCTGAGCAGACTGGGGACCTGTGCTTCTCCCTCCAGTACGCGCCTGGTTCAGGCCGGCTCACCGTAGTCGTGCTGGAGGCCCGAGGCCTGAGCCCAACGCTGGCAG ATCCTTACGTGAAGATCCAGCTCATGCTGAaccagaggaagtggaagaagaggaagacgCAGGCCAGGAAGGGCCCGGCTGCCCCCTACTTCAACGAGGCCTTTGCCTTCCTCGTGCCCGTCAGCCAGGTCCAG AGCGTGGATCTGGTGCTGGCTGTCTGGGCCCGGGGCCCACAGTTCCGGGCCGAGCCTGTGGGCAAGGTGCTGCTGGGCGCCCGGGCCTCTGGTCAGCCCCTCCAGCACTGGGCGGACATGCTGGCCCATCCCCGGCGGCCCATCACCCAGTGGCATCACCTGCGGCCTGCCAGGGAGGTGGACCGGGCCCTGGCCCTGCAGCCCCGCTTGCGCCtgcccctgcctggctcctga